One Halomonas sp. M4R1S46 genomic window carries:
- a CDS encoding NahK/ErcS family hybrid sensor histidine kinase/response regulator — translation MFAGWLLIVVSLLYVAVLFAIAWRGDRQARERGATRRRPVIYSLALAIYCTSWTFHGAVGQAATSGWSFASIFVGPILTLLLFWPVLAKMIRVAKHQNVTSIADFIASRYGKTQSLAAFASLVALIGTLPYIALQLKAVSASFSVLTEASDITRTPLFGDTAFYVAAVMALFAILFGTRHTDATEHHEGLIHAVAFESLVKLLAFLILGAYVTWGMFDGLGDLLAFADIQLQLQRQLAQQDFGQSFWAQTLLAMLAILCLPRQFHVAVVENTHRDDAAKARWLFPLYLVAFAFFVLPLAAAGLTLFADGSVEPDSYVLALSMAAGSEWLALLTFIGGFSAATGMVIVAAVAVSIMISNEIVIPALFRLRWFDTKARDYGRLVLRARRITIAVILAMAYGFYQLIGEFNSLAATGMLSFAAAAQFAPALIGGLYWKRGNRLGVIVGMNAGFAIWAYSLLMPAMIGAGVLPASWLSGGPLGIAWLSPTSLFGLNVGDSFTHGVMLSLGVNLVAYIFVSQMTPQRVVERIQASLFVDSVETRQTSVNRPWTGATTVGDLKVLCERFLGASQVSRAFDDYARRTGKPLEDNTRASIDVIQFTERFLASVLGASSARIVVNSALQGRGIGISDVISIVDEASQVLEFNRALLQATIENINQGISVVDQNLRLVVWNQRYLELFRFPDHLIRVGAPVDRIFRYNAHNGEYGPGDPEEHVQLLLDNIREGQPHRYVRYRQDGSVLEVQGNPMPGGGFVYTYQDITQQKRIEEALIRSENNIRIYTDNVPALIAYFDKECRYLFTNRAYEKAFGIDRNAVIGKPLQEVIPEELALEREPWIERALVGERVHFEVSLTLPEGLRYMLVTYTPHFGDSGAILGFFALYQDITERRRAEIALKETNETLEERVRERTQALSEANAALRQENRVRAEAEQALRQAKQVAEDANASKTRFLAAASHDLLQPLNAARLFTSALSQEMDAVDMRRTIGHIDNSLQAAEELLGTLLDISKLDAGALTPRRSHFALADIFRPLRAEFEVMAEDRGLDLVVVATRCWVDSDAQMLRRIVQNFLSNAIRYTQEGRVLLGCRRHGERLSIEVWDSGPGIPEAKQAEIFQEFRRLDQASRHKESEKGLGLGLSIADRMSRVLDHPITVRSWEGVGTVFAVSVPVVAARRQEDVEVATPRRAGNKLAGKRILCIDNESLILEGMKAMLSGWGCEVFTATSIGGAKSVLRHLDDDPDAILADYHLDNEVTGLMAMEALGERLYGAVPGIVITADRTEEVAEEIRRAGYQLLLKPVRPAALRALLTRTLQASRAATRQEG, via the coding sequence ATGTTCGCAGGCTGGCTGCTGATCGTCGTTTCGCTGCTCTACGTCGCGGTGCTGTTCGCCATCGCCTGGCGGGGAGACCGTCAGGCCCGCGAGCGAGGCGCCACCCGCCGGCGACCGGTGATCTACAGCCTGGCACTGGCCATCTACTGCACCTCCTGGACCTTCCACGGCGCCGTGGGCCAGGCCGCCACCTCGGGCTGGTCCTTCGCCAGCATCTTCGTCGGTCCCATCCTGACCCTGCTGCTGTTCTGGCCGGTGCTGGCCAAGATGATCCGCGTCGCCAAGCACCAGAACGTCACCTCGATCGCCGACTTCATCGCCTCGCGCTACGGCAAGACGCAGTCGCTGGCCGCCTTCGCCAGCCTGGTCGCGCTGATCGGCACCCTGCCCTACATCGCCTTGCAGCTGAAAGCGGTATCCGCTTCCTTCAGCGTGCTCACCGAGGCCAGCGACATTACCCGCACGCCACTGTTCGGCGATACCGCCTTCTATGTCGCCGCGGTGATGGCGCTGTTCGCGATCCTGTTCGGCACCCGCCATACCGACGCCACCGAGCACCATGAGGGCCTGATCCATGCGGTGGCCTTCGAGTCGCTGGTCAAGCTGCTGGCCTTCCTGATCCTCGGTGCCTATGTCACCTGGGGCATGTTCGACGGCCTCGGCGATCTGCTGGCCTTCGCCGACATCCAGCTGCAGCTGCAGCGCCAGCTCGCCCAGCAGGACTTCGGCCAGAGCTTCTGGGCCCAGACCCTGCTGGCCATGCTGGCCATCCTCTGCCTGCCCCGCCAGTTCCACGTGGCGGTGGTGGAGAACACCCATCGCGACGATGCCGCCAAGGCCCGCTGGCTGTTCCCGCTCTACCTGGTGGCCTTCGCCTTCTTCGTGCTGCCGCTGGCCGCCGCCGGCCTGACGCTGTTCGCCGACGGCAGCGTCGAGCCCGACAGCTATGTGCTGGCCCTGTCCATGGCGGCCGGCAGCGAGTGGCTGGCCCTGCTGACCTTCATCGGCGGCTTCTCGGCGGCCACCGGCATGGTCATCGTCGCCGCCGTGGCGGTGTCGATCATGATCTCCAACGAGATCGTCATCCCGGCGCTGTTCCGCCTGCGCTGGTTCGACACCAAGGCCCGGGACTACGGCCGCCTGGTGCTGCGCGCCCGGCGCATCACCATCGCGGTGATCCTGGCCATGGCCTATGGCTTCTATCAGCTGATCGGCGAGTTCAACTCCCTGGCCGCGACCGGTATGCTCTCCTTCGCCGCCGCGGCGCAGTTCGCCCCGGCGTTGATCGGCGGCCTCTACTGGAAGCGCGGCAACCGCCTGGGGGTCATCGTCGGCATGAACGCCGGCTTCGCCATCTGGGCCTACAGCCTGCTGATGCCGGCGATGATCGGCGCCGGGGTGCTGCCGGCCAGCTGGCTCTCGGGCGGCCCCCTGGGCATCGCCTGGCTGTCGCCCACCTCGCTGTTCGGCCTCAACGTCGGCGACAGCTTCACCCACGGGGTGATGCTGTCGCTGGGCGTGAACCTGGTGGCCTACATCTTCGTCTCCCAGATGACGCCCCAGCGCGTGGTGGAACGCATCCAGGCCTCGCTGTTCGTTGACAGCGTCGAGACGCGCCAGACGTCGGTGAACCGGCCCTGGACCGGGGCCACCACCGTCGGCGACCTCAAGGTGCTGTGCGAGCGCTTCCTGGGGGCCAGCCAGGTCAGCCGCGCCTTCGATGATTACGCCCGCCGCACCGGCAAGCCCCTGGAGGACAACACCCGGGCCTCCATCGACGTGATCCAGTTCACCGAGCGCTTCCTGGCCTCGGTGCTGGGCGCTTCCTCGGCGCGGATCGTCGTCAATTCGGCGCTGCAGGGCCGCGGCATCGGCATCTCCGACGTGATCTCCATCGTCGACGAGGCCTCCCAGGTCCTGGAGTTCAACCGCGCCCTGCTCCAGGCCACCATCGAGAACATCAACCAGGGCATCAGCGTGGTGGATCAGAACCTGCGCCTGGTGGTGTGGAACCAGCGTTACCTGGAGCTGTTCCGCTTCCCGGACCACCTGATCCGGGTCGGCGCCCCGGTCGACCGCATCTTTCGCTACAACGCCCACAACGGCGAGTACGGCCCCGGCGACCCGGAGGAGCACGTCCAGCTGCTGCTCGACAACATCCGCGAGGGCCAGCCCCATCGCTATGTCCGCTACCGTCAGGACGGCAGCGTGCTGGAGGTCCAGGGCAACCCCATGCCCGGCGGCGGCTTCGTCTACACCTACCAGGACATCACCCAGCAGAAGCGCATCGAGGAAGCGCTGATCCGCTCCGAGAACAACATCCGCATCTATACCGACAACGTGCCGGCGCTGATCGCCTACTTCGACAAGGAGTGCCGCTACCTCTTCACCAACCGCGCCTACGAGAAGGCCTTCGGCATCGATCGCAATGCGGTGATCGGCAAGCCGCTGCAGGAGGTGATCCCGGAGGAGCTGGCCCTGGAACGCGAGCCGTGGATCGAGCGCGCCCTGGTCGGCGAGCGGGTCCACTTCGAGGTCTCGCTGACCCTGCCCGAAGGCCTGCGCTACATGCTGGTCACCTACACGCCACACTTCGGCGACAGCGGGGCGATACTGGGCTTCTTCGCGCTCTATCAGGACATCACCGAGCGCCGCCGCGCGGAGATCGCCCTCAAGGAGACCAACGAGACCCTGGAGGAGCGTGTCCGCGAGCGCACCCAGGCGCTCTCCGAGGCCAACGCCGCGCTGCGCCAGGAGAACCGCGTGCGCGCCGAGGCCGAGCAGGCGTTGCGCCAGGCCAAGCAGGTCGCCGAGGACGCCAACGCCTCCAAGACACGCTTCCTGGCCGCCGCCAGCCACGACCTGCTGCAGCCGCTCAACGCCGCCCGGCTGTTCACCTCGGCACTGTCCCAGGAGATGGACGCCGTCGACATGAGGCGCACCATCGGCCATATCGACAACTCCCTGCAGGCCGCCGAGGAGCTGCTCGGCACCCTGCTGGACATCTCCAAGCTCGACGCCGGCGCGCTGACCCCGCGGCGCAGCCATTTCGCCCTCGCCGACATCTTCCGGCCGCTGCGCGCCGAGTTCGAGGTGATGGCCGAGGACCGCGGCCTGGACCTGGTGGTCGTGGCCACCCGCTGCTGGGTCGACAGCGATGCCCAGATGCTCAGGCGCATCGTGCAGAACTTCCTGTCGAACGCCATCCGCTACACCCAGGAAGGACGGGTATTGCTCGGTTGCCGACGCCATGGCGAGCGGCTGTCCATCGAGGTCTGGGACTCGGGCCCCGGCATCCCCGAGGCCAAGCAGGCCGAGATCTTCCAGGAGTTCCGCCGGCTCGACCAGGCCTCGCGGCACAAGGAAAGCGAGAAGGGCCTGGGCCTGGGGCTATCGATCGCCGACCGCATGAGCCGGGTGCTCGACCACCCCATCACCGTGCGTTCCTGGGAAGGCGTGGGCACCGTCTTCGCGGTCAGCGTGCCGGTGGTGGCCGCCCGCCGCCAGGAAGACGTCGAGGTGGCCACCCCGCGGCGCGCCGGCAACAAGCTGGCCGGCAAGCGCATCCTGTGCATCGACAACGAGTCGCTGATCCTCGAGGGCATGAAGGCCATGCTCTCCGGCTGGGGCTGCGAGGTCTTCACGGCCACCTCCATCGGCGGCGCCAAGTCGGTACTGCGTCACCTCGACGACGACCCGGACGCGATCCTGGCCGACTACCACCTGGACAACGAGGTCACCGGCCTGATGGCCATGGAGGCCCTGGGCGAGCGTCTCTATGGCGCCGTCCCCGGCATCGTGATCACCGCCGACCGCACCGAGGAAGTCGCCGAGGAGATCCGCCGCGCCGGCTACCAGTTGCTGCTCAAGCCGGTCCGCCCCGCCGCCCTGCGCGCCTTGCTGACCCGCACCCTGCAGGCCAGCCGGGCGGCCACCAGGCAAGAGGGGTAG